One window from the genome of Fulvivirga lutea encodes:
- the rimO gene encoding 30S ribosomal protein S12 methylthiotransferase RimO, whose amino-acid sequence MKTKTRRRDKVNIVTLGCSKNLVDSEVMLTQLRGNKIDTTHEAENDDANIVIVNTCGFIDNAKQESIDTILRYADAKSEGLVEKLYVTGCLSQRYKDDLEKEIPQVDAFFGTRDLPLLLKRFKADYKKELVGERVLTSAGHYAYLKIAEGCDRPCSFCAIPLMRGKHISKPIEELVLEAKNLAKNGTKELLLIAQDSTYYGLDIYKKRNLAELLQNLADVDGIDWVRLHYAFPTGFPLDILEVMAQHPNICNYLDMPLQHGSTNILKAMRRGTTREKQEELIATIREKVPGVALRTTLIAGYPGETDKDFQEMYDFVERSRFERLGIFTYSHEENTHAYNFKDDVPDKVKQERANAVMELQEKISYEINQEKIDKTFKVLIDRAEGGSFIGRTEFDSPEVDNEVIIDGASHARLGDFCNVKINDATEFDLYGEVV is encoded by the coding sequence TTGAAAACAAAAACGAGACGTAGGGATAAGGTTAATATTGTAACGCTAGGTTGCTCAAAAAATTTAGTTGACTCTGAAGTAATGCTTACTCAGCTGCGGGGCAATAAAATTGACACAACGCATGAGGCTGAAAATGATGATGCCAATATCGTGATAGTAAACACGTGCGGATTTATTGATAATGCTAAGCAAGAATCTATCGATACCATTTTAAGATATGCTGATGCTAAAAGTGAAGGTCTGGTAGAAAAATTATATGTTACAGGATGCCTTTCTCAGCGCTATAAAGATGATCTTGAAAAGGAAATACCTCAGGTAGATGCTTTTTTTGGTACGCGCGACCTACCATTACTATTAAAGAGGTTTAAGGCAGACTACAAAAAGGAATTAGTAGGGGAGAGAGTATTAACTTCAGCCGGACATTACGCCTATTTGAAAATTGCTGAGGGTTGCGACAGGCCTTGTTCTTTTTGTGCTATACCATTAATGCGAGGCAAGCATATATCTAAACCAATTGAAGAACTGGTACTAGAGGCTAAGAATTTAGCTAAAAATGGCACTAAAGAGTTGCTGTTAATTGCTCAGGATTCCACTTACTATGGGTTAGATATTTATAAAAAGAGAAATTTAGCAGAGCTACTACAAAATTTAGCTGATGTTGATGGTATTGACTGGGTAAGGTTGCATTATGCTTTTCCTACTGGTTTTCCGCTCGATATTTTAGAAGTAATGGCCCAACACCCTAACATCTGCAATTATTTAGATATGCCCCTTCAACATGGCTCAACCAACATATTGAAAGCGATGAGGCGTGGCACAACACGCGAAAAACAAGAAGAGTTAATTGCCACTATTAGGGAAAAGGTGCCAGGAGTTGCGTTACGAACTACCTTAATTGCTGGTTATCCTGGTGAAACGGACAAAGACTTTCAAGAAATGTATGATTTTGTTGAGCGATCCAGATTTGAACGATTAGGAATATTTACTTATTCACACGAAGAAAATACCCACGCATATAATTTTAAGGATGATGTTCCTGATAAAGTGAAACAAGAGCGTGCTAATGCCGTAATGGAGTTACAGGAAAAAATCTCTTATGAAATCAATCAGGAGAAAATTGATAAGACTTTTAAGGTGCTGATAGATAGAGCAGAAGGAGGAAGTTTTATTGGCAGAACTGAATTTGATTCTCCTGAAGTTGATAATGAAGTAATTATTGATGGAGCAAGTCATGCGAGATTAGGGGATTTCTGTAATGTAAAAATTAATGATGCCACTGAGTTTGATTTATATGGTGAAGTGGTGTAG